A genomic window from Streptomyces sp. 846.5 includes:
- a CDS encoding type II toxin-antitoxin system VapB family antitoxin, with amino-acid sequence MSRTVIDLDDEALDAAAIELGTTTKRDTVNTALREVADRNRRARAWAELQQLTADGGLDLDLLADKKRYRP; translated from the coding sequence GTGAGCCGGACTGTCATCGACTTGGACGACGAGGCACTGGATGCCGCCGCCATAGAGCTGGGTACCACCACCAAGCGCGACACCGTCAACACCGCCCTGCGTGAGGTCGCCGACCGCAATCGGAGGGCCCGCGCCTGGGCCGAATTGCAGCAGCTCACCGCAGACGGGGGTCTTGACCTTGACCTGCTCGCCGACAAGAAGCGCTATCGACCATGA
- a CDS encoding PIN domain nuclease, which translates to MTAATHLIDTSAFNRLVRCPAPDLYGWREARDAGLLAICDITELEIGRAAGSASQRAVVIGLLGEMFTWCPTPDGVMRRARQVQDELATTAQHQGPGAIDLLVAATAELSGLTLLHYDKDFQTIARSTDQPHAFVSPLGAVD; encoded by the coding sequence ATGACTGCAGCGACTCATCTGATCGACACGTCGGCCTTCAACCGACTCGTTCGGTGCCCCGCGCCCGACCTGTACGGATGGCGCGAGGCGCGGGATGCAGGGCTCCTCGCCATTTGTGACATCACCGAGCTGGAGATCGGCCGGGCTGCAGGCAGCGCCTCTCAGCGCGCTGTTGTCATAGGGCTTCTCGGCGAGATGTTCACGTGGTGCCCAACCCCGGACGGCGTGATGCGCCGCGCCCGCCAGGTCCAGGACGAACTCGCCACCACCGCCCAGCACCAAGGGCCCGGCGCTATCGATCTTCTGGTTGCAGCAACGGCAGAACTCTCCGGTCTGACATTGCTGCACTACGACAAGGACTTCCAGACCATCGCCCGCAGCACCGACCAACCGCACGCCTTCGTCAGCCCGCTCGGCGCAGTTGACTGA